In Chlamydia serpentis, the following are encoded in one genomic region:
- a CDS encoding transporter substrate-binding domain-containing protein translates to MLNLFFCFFRVLVCIMLLGLTSCQSRIDRNRVWIVGTNATYPPFESVDTQGKVVGFDVDLAEAISEKLGKQLEIREFAFDALILNLKKHRIDAILAGMSITPSRQKEITMLPYYGEEVRELMIVSKDSLEKPLLPLTDYSSIAVQTGTFQENYLLSQPGVSVRSFDSTLEVIIEVHYGKSPIGILEPSIGSIVLKEFPNLVATKLELPEEYWVLGFGIGLAKDRPEEICVLEDVISNLKNEGVLQSLSEKWQLDQVAYN, encoded by the coding sequence ATGTTAAATTTATTTTTCTGCTTTTTTAGAGTGCTTGTCTGTATAATGCTATTAGGCTTAACAAGTTGTCAATCTAGAATAGATCGGAATCGTGTATGGATTGTAGGGACAAACGCAACCTACCCTCCTTTTGAGTCTGTAGACACACAAGGGAAAGTTGTAGGTTTCGATGTAGACTTGGCCGAGGCGATCAGTGAAAAACTTGGAAAACAGCTAGAAATCAGAGAATTTGCTTTTGATGCCTTGATTTTAAATTTAAAAAAACATCGTATTGATGCAATTTTAGCAGGAATGTCGATCACTCCCTCTCGTCAAAAAGAAATCACAATGCTTCCTTATTATGGAGAGGAGGTTCGAGAGCTAATGATTGTTTCTAAGGATTCCTTAGAGAAGCCTCTGCTCCCCCTAACCGACTATTCTTCTATTGCTGTGCAAACAGGAACATTTCAGGAGAACTATCTTTTGTCCCAGCCTGGAGTCTCTGTTCGCTCTTTTGACAGTACCTTAGAAGTAATTATAGAAGTCCATTATGGAAAGTCTCCAATTGGCATTCTCGAACCCTCTATAGGATCCATAGTTCTCAAAGAATTCCCGAATCTTGTTGCCACAAAATTAGAACTTCCTGAGGAATACTGGGTACTCGGTTTTGGTATTGGTCTTGCTAAAGATCGTCCTGAAGAGATTTGCGTTCTTGAAGATGTGATTTCGAATTTAAAGAACGAGGGAGTCCTTCAATCTTTATCTGAGAAATGGCAACTAGATCAAGTTGCCTACAACTAA
- the aroF gene encoding 3-deoxy-7-phosphoheptulonate synthase, with amino-acid sequence MLTFTYPLPHTLKQHPEEVRIVCISRNLFVGSGTPILIAGPCALESYEHTISSGLAVKQAGAQIFRGSIKKPRTSPFSFQGWEKECVLWHKEAQRIHGLPTETEVLDVRDVEITAEHVDILRIGSKNMHNSPLLQEVSYSHRPIILKRSPSATLEEWLCAAEYILSSPSCPGVILCERGIRTFENSTRYTLDLNTVSLLKEISSLPVIVDPSHAAGKRSLVLPLASAGLSVGADGLMIEVHTDPDKALCDAKQQISPKELEQFTKKHFSHMKLCARS; translated from the coding sequence ATTCTTACGTTTACTTATCCTTTACCACATACTCTAAAGCAGCACCCCGAAGAGGTCCGCATCGTTTGTATATCCCGAAATCTATTTGTTGGAAGTGGAACCCCCATACTGATCGCAGGACCCTGTGCATTAGAAAGTTATGAGCATACTATTTCTTCAGGACTTGCAGTAAAACAAGCTGGGGCCCAAATATTTCGAGGTTCTATTAAAAAGCCACGCACAAGTCCATTTTCCTTTCAAGGGTGGGAAAAGGAGTGTGTCTTGTGGCACAAGGAAGCACAGCGTATTCATGGCCTCCCCACAGAAACCGAAGTTTTAGATGTCCGAGATGTTGAAATCACTGCTGAACATGTCGATATCCTCCGTATTGGCTCTAAAAACATGCACAACTCCCCTCTACTACAAGAGGTTAGCTATTCCCATCGTCCAATTATTCTAAAACGTAGTCCTTCAGCCACTCTTGAAGAGTGGTTGTGTGCAGCAGAATATATTCTCTCTTCCCCCTCCTGCCCTGGAGTTATTCTCTGTGAACGAGGAATCCGAACTTTTGAGAATTCCACTCGCTACACCCTAGATCTTAATACTGTGAGTCTTCTGAAAGAGATTTCTTCTCTACCTGTAATCGTAGATCCCTCTCATGCAGCAGGAAAACGTTCTCTAGTACTTCCTCTTGCGTCTGCTGGTTTATCAGTAGGTGCTGATGGCCTTATGATCGAAGTGCACACGGATCCTGACAAGGCTCTTTGTGATGCTAAGCAACAAATCTCTCCGAAAGAGCTTGAACAATTTACTAAAAAGCATTTCTCTCATATGAAGCTCTGCGCAAGATCGTGA
- a CDS encoding sodium:solute symporter family protein yields MNFSLFLFFLIGIQGVCLYIGRRGGGKVEDRESYFLAGRSLKVFPLMMTFIATQIGGGVLLGAAEEAFCYGYGVILYPLGVALGLIFLGMGPGKRLAAGSLTTVVAIFEVVYGSKKLRRIAFLLSAGSLFFILVAQVIALDRLFNAFAFGKYLTLAFWIVLALYTSTGGFRGVVRTDIIQAGFLLLAVVCCGISVWFVVPQSLPLTEPFQPLPYAKLSNWILMPMLFMIVEQDMVQRCVAASSPQRLQWAAVGAGVTLLIFNFVPLFLGSLGAKVGIVGGCPLIDTIAYFCGPSLAAVMAAAIGVAILSTADSLMNAVAQLIAEELPTLKAPYYRYLIWGLAVLAPLAAVGFTNIVDVLILSYSLSVCCLSVPVGFYLLAPKGSRLSKAGAWAGVIVGGVGYGIVQFVSFGIFGELFAWISSLVAFSLVQIIDFSLQKKKLFKVLRLNAKDSD; encoded by the coding sequence ATGAATTTTTCATTGTTTTTATTTTTCCTGATAGGAATTCAGGGAGTGTGTTTATATATTGGACGTCGTGGTGGCGGGAAAGTAGAAGATCGCGAGAGCTACTTTCTTGCAGGAAGGAGTTTAAAAGTTTTTCCTCTAATGATGACTTTCATTGCTACACAAATTGGCGGGGGTGTCCTTCTTGGTGCAGCAGAAGAAGCTTTCTGCTATGGTTATGGAGTAATTCTTTATCCTTTGGGCGTTGCCTTGGGATTGATTTTTCTAGGGATGGGCCCCGGAAAACGGTTGGCAGCAGGGTCACTAACAACTGTTGTCGCTATCTTTGAGGTTGTCTATGGTTCTAAAAAGCTCCGTAGGATTGCATTTTTATTGTCAGCAGGCTCATTATTTTTTATCTTAGTAGCTCAAGTGATTGCTTTAGATCGCTTGTTTAATGCCTTTGCTTTCGGTAAGTACTTAACCTTGGCTTTTTGGATTGTCCTAGCTTTATATACCTCAACAGGAGGATTTCGAGGAGTAGTACGTACAGATATTATTCAAGCAGGATTTCTCCTATTGGCAGTGGTGTGTTGTGGTATTTCTGTATGGTTTGTAGTTCCCCAATCTCTTCCTTTAACAGAGCCTTTTCAACCGCTCCCCTATGCAAAACTTTCTAATTGGATACTCATGCCCATGCTCTTTATGATCGTCGAACAGGATATGGTGCAAAGATGTGTGGCGGCCTCATCACCACAGCGCCTCCAGTGGGCAGCCGTGGGTGCTGGTGTTACTCTTCTCATTTTTAACTTTGTTCCTTTATTTTTAGGTTCCTTGGGAGCTAAGGTAGGGATTGTAGGAGGATGTCCTCTTATTGATACAATAGCATATTTTTGCGGTCCCTCACTAGCAGCTGTTATGGCTGCTGCTATTGGTGTTGCCATTCTTTCAACAGCAGATTCTCTTATGAATGCAGTCGCTCAGCTTATAGCAGAAGAACTGCCTACTTTGAAAGCGCCCTACTATCGTTATTTAATATGGGGACTAGCAGTTCTTGCTCCTCTTGCTGCTGTTGGTTTCACCAACATTGTAGACGTATTGATTTTAAGCTATAGCCTTTCAGTTTGTTGTCTTTCTGTTCCAGTCGGCTTTTATCTTCTAGCTCCGAAGGGATCTCGCCTTAGCAAAGCTGGTGCTTGGGCAGGAGTTATTGTTGGTGGAGTCGGCTATGGGATTGTTCAGTTTGTCTCTTTCGGAATCTTTGGAGAATTGTTTGCTTGGATTAGCTCTTTAGTGGCGTTTTCCCTTGTACAAATTATCGATTTTTCTTTGCAAAAGAAAAAGCTCTTTAAGGTCTTAAGATTGAATGCTAAAGATTCGGATTAG
- a CDS encoding HEAT repeat domain-containing protein, whose amino-acid sequence MLASDSLRYQLLIQDFTKASAEALCLLESEEYSIVQAKLILKALTKNSSFDDWFASFKKCQLVYPNLACDRDVLEEFAIQVLCKGVNNSSSTVRAVTVLAIGLARDFRLVPLLLQIFSDDSPIVRSLALQVAVNYGSESLKKAIAEVARNDESLHVRITAYRVIAHLRIEELLPFLRERAENKLVDGVERREAWKASLEFSSAFLHAPLPKNDIDRALFTCQVLRSGSYPEESCIFTDLLSVEYPEVQEALLLAALACNRWLPLSDADFLSKVRHIALSSPFPKVRFQAAALLHLHGEPLGCNSLVEGLRSPLAPICEAASAALCSLGIHGVPLAKEHLGMIASRKAAANLAILLLVNREDIEKAGDVIARYLFNPEMCWAIEHFLWDAQCNFRGESLPLYSDMIKREIGRKLIRLLAVARYSQVKAVTATFLSGQQTQGWSFFSGIFWEEGDPETSADLVTDACFAAKLEGALASLCQKKDRQSLEKVFELYIDSRWQDKLAILESVAFSENLDAIPFLLECCCNEAPSLQSAAAGALFAIFK is encoded by the coding sequence CTGTTGGCTTCGGATTCTCTTCGATACCAACTGCTGATCCAAGATTTTACAAAAGCTTCAGCAGAAGCTCTATGTCTTCTCGAATCTGAGGAGTATTCCATTGTCCAAGCTAAACTAATCCTGAAAGCTCTTACAAAGAATTCTTCTTTTGATGATTGGTTTGCAAGTTTTAAAAAATGTCAGCTTGTTTACCCAAATTTAGCTTGCGATCGAGATGTTTTGGAAGAATTCGCAATTCAGGTTCTTTGTAAGGGTGTAAACAACTCTTCATCCACCGTCCGTGCTGTCACTGTTCTTGCTATTGGGCTTGCTAGAGATTTTCGTTTGGTCCCTCTCCTTCTCCAAATTTTTAGTGATGACAGTCCTATTGTTCGATCATTGGCTCTACAGGTTGCTGTTAACTATGGCTCAGAAAGTTTGAAAAAGGCTATAGCAGAGGTTGCTCGCAATGACGAGTCTCTCCATGTTCGAATTACAGCGTATCGGGTAATTGCTCACTTACGTATAGAGGAGCTCTTACCATTTTTAAGAGAACGTGCTGAGAATAAGCTTGTCGATGGCGTGGAACGTCGAGAAGCATGGAAGGCTTCCCTAGAATTTTCTTCTGCATTTTTACATGCTCCTCTACCTAAAAATGATATTGATCGAGCTCTTTTCACTTGTCAAGTATTGCGTAGTGGTTCTTATCCAGAAGAGAGCTGTATTTTTACTGATCTATTATCTGTAGAATATCCTGAAGTTCAAGAAGCTCTTTTACTTGCTGCTCTAGCCTGTAATCGTTGGTTGCCTTTAAGTGATGCAGACTTTCTAAGTAAGGTGCGTCATATAGCGCTATCATCACCGTTCCCAAAAGTGCGTTTTCAAGCTGCAGCCCTTCTCCATTTACATGGAGAACCTTTGGGTTGTAATTCTTTAGTAGAAGGATTACGATCTCCATTAGCTCCTATTTGTGAGGCAGCCTCTGCGGCTCTTTGTTCTTTAGGAATTCATGGGGTCCCTTTAGCGAAAGAGCACTTAGGGATGATTGCTTCTCGAAAGGCGGCGGCTAATCTCGCCATTTTACTTCTTGTCAACCGTGAAGATATCGAAAAAGCTGGCGATGTTATTGCTCGTTATCTCTTTAATCCAGAAATGTGTTGGGCTATAGAACATTTTTTATGGGATGCTCAATGCAATTTTCGGGGAGAGTCTCTCCCTCTATATTCGGACATGATAAAACGTGAGATTGGTAGGAAGTTGATTCGCCTTTTGGCAGTCGCTCGTTATAGCCAAGTCAAGGCAGTAACAGCTACTTTTCTTTCAGGACAACAGACTCAGGGATGGAGCTTCTTTTCTGGAATATTTTGGGAAGAGGGAGATCCTGAGACTTCTGCTGACTTGGTTACTGACGCTTGCTTTGCAGCAAAGCTCGAAGGGGCATTAGCTTCTTTATGTCAGAAAAAGGATCGTCAGTCCTTAGAAAAAGTATTTGAACTTTACATTGACAGTCGCTGGCAAGATAAACTAGCGATTTTGGAGTCTGTTGCTTTTTCGGAAAATCTTGATGCTATTCCTTTTCTTCTAGAGTGCTGTTGTAACGAAGCTCCTTCGTTACAAAGCGCAGCAGCAGGAGCACTCTTTGCTATCTTTAAATAA
- a CDS encoding histidine triad nucleotide-binding protein has translation MTVFKQIIDGLIDCDKVFENENFIAIKDRFPQAPVHLLIIPKKPIARFQEVKEDEMILLAEAGKIIQELAVEFGIADGYRVVINNGADGGQAVFHLHIHLLGGRPLGAIA, from the coding sequence ATGACAGTATTTAAGCAAATTATCGATGGGTTAATAGATTGTGATAAGGTTTTTGAAAACGAAAATTTTATAGCTATAAAAGATCGTTTTCCTCAAGCTCCTGTGCATCTTTTGATCATTCCTAAGAAACCTATAGCAAGGTTTCAGGAGGTCAAAGAGGATGAAATGATTTTATTGGCAGAGGCTGGAAAAATCATTCAAGAGCTTGCTGTAGAATTTGGAATTGCCGACGGGTACCGTGTAGTTATCAATAATGGCGCTGATGGAGGACAAGCCGTATTTCACTTACATATTCATCTTTTAGGTGGGCGTCCTTTAGGGGCTATAGCCTAA
- a CDS encoding MYG1 family protein, with the protein MQISRSIGTHDGSFHADEVTACALLIIFDLVDEDKIMRSRDPMILSKCEYVCDVGGVYSMEEKRFDHHQVSYDGSWSSAGMILHYLKERGYMDPEEYHFLNNTLVHGVDEQDNGRFFSKEGFCSFSDIIKIYNPREEEENSSDADFSCALRFTIDFLYRLRKKFQYDRACRGLVREAMETDEICLYFDRPLAWQDNFFFLGGEKHPAAFVCFPSSDQWILRGIPPNLDRRMEVRVPFPDNWAGLLGNDLSKVSGIPGAVFCHKGLFLSVWANRESCQRALLVTLQDRGII; encoded by the coding sequence ATGCAGATTTCAAGAAGCATTGGTACTCACGATGGTTCTTTTCATGCAGATGAGGTCACGGCGTGTGCTCTCCTCATTATTTTTGATCTTGTAGATGAAGATAAGATTATGCGTTCTCGAGATCCTATGATATTATCTAAGTGTGAATACGTTTGTGATGTGGGTGGCGTCTATTCTATGGAAGAAAAACGCTTCGATCATCACCAAGTTTCTTATGATGGATCTTGGAGTAGTGCAGGTATGATTTTGCACTATCTTAAGGAACGTGGTTATATGGATCCTGAAGAATACCATTTTCTTAACAATACATTAGTCCACGGGGTTGATGAGCAAGATAATGGTAGATTCTTTTCTAAGGAGGGCTTTTGTTCATTTTCTGACATTATTAAAATTTATAATCCTCGTGAAGAGGAAGAAAATAGTTCGGATGCAGATTTTTCCTGTGCTTTGCGTTTTACTATCGACTTTTTGTATCGGTTAAGGAAAAAATTTCAGTATGATCGTGCCTGTAGGGGACTGGTGAGAGAAGCTATGGAAACAGACGAAATATGTTTGTATTTTGATCGTCCTCTTGCATGGCAAGACAATTTCTTTTTTTTAGGAGGTGAGAAGCATCCTGCAGCGTTTGTTTGTTTTCCTTCGAGTGATCAATGGATTTTACGAGGTATACCCCCAAACTTAGATCGTCGTATGGAAGTACGAGTTCCCTTCCCTGACAATTGGGCAGGATTACTAGGTAACGATCTTTCTAAAGTGTCGGGAATTCCAGGTGCTGTTTTTTGCCATAAGGGCCTTTTTCTTTCTGTATGGGCAAACAGAGAAAGTTGTCAGCGTGCTTTGCTGGTAACTTTACAAGATCGAGGGATTATATGA
- a CDS encoding LOG family protein: protein MYNLLHAHHDATSPDGELISQLKKLSPNVYQGEILIQNIPEYFLGFHLPKHCVRVNLKSSLAQLGIEAILNHLELNKARKEARLEVLFVSQDPIATAMLDLLEPGSFVCKLFAADDRRLVRSPCYLNRMFTHSDRTGSPLLRFGKKLEHFITLEIIDDRLVVFLPILAGTICYEDTIYGFLPLMSKSLTRPHLKIRKFLSLYQVLEKREPLPENHKILLIKTEPLHIRTVFARVVQDLLPKGLRHTAADILEPTTQESGDIYEFYGNTSEPIQRIPLEFFTLEPYKEHSFFFYRDMLQETLESSEEIFRVFDSAPQGVEKTAMFISKGSELLDLSEDSWIIKPLTSLPDEENVGEIQNYIENEPCFSFLKAMETDFITSQGVFFCRYFPSAWLKGMFLSNYARHYLQRVYFQIPSANHKEFFSNRDRFFLLDLYLAGISVFWADLDSKRLLQYVKRRDKDVGMFVPKYQAEQFAQSYFIGIHGSQLIVGDYDDFLRELLMGMNALSHQFIIPGFPPLTPLAILTGGGSGAMEIANRVATELSILSCGNLISLDTTNRYVEAKMSYDLSALLERQTDFHVDLAIFVIGGMGTDFELLLELISIKTGKKALVPVFLIGPIDYWKSKITALYNINNAVGTIQGSEWVHNCLFCLSSAKAGIEIFSKYLKGVLPIGPEHPVPKEGFVII from the coding sequence ATGTATAACCTACTCCATGCCCATCATGATGCGACCTCTCCAGATGGAGAATTGATCTCCCAGTTGAAAAAGCTTTCTCCAAATGTCTATCAGGGAGAGATCCTGATTCAAAATATCCCCGAATATTTTTTAGGCTTTCATCTACCAAAACACTGCGTAAGGGTAAATTTAAAAAGTTCTTTAGCTCAACTAGGAATCGAGGCAATTTTAAATCACCTAGAACTAAATAAAGCACGAAAAGAAGCTCGTCTAGAAGTCCTCTTCGTTAGCCAAGATCCTATAGCCACTGCCATGTTAGATCTTCTAGAACCTGGGAGCTTTGTCTGCAAACTCTTTGCTGCTGACGATCGCCGACTGGTACGTTCCCCTTGCTATCTCAACAGAATGTTTACCCACTCAGATCGTACAGGATCCCCGCTCTTGCGCTTTGGTAAGAAATTAGAACACTTTATAACCCTAGAAATTATTGACGACCGACTTGTAGTCTTCCTTCCAATTCTTGCGGGAACAATCTGTTATGAGGATACTATTTATGGTTTTCTTCCTCTCATGAGCAAATCTCTAACCCGTCCCCATCTAAAAATACGTAAGTTCCTTTCTCTATATCAAGTTTTAGAAAAGCGAGAACCCCTCCCTGAAAATCACAAAATTTTGCTTATTAAAACAGAACCCCTACATATCCGGACAGTTTTTGCAAGGGTTGTTCAAGACCTACTTCCCAAAGGACTTCGTCACACTGCAGCGGATATTCTAGAACCGACAACACAAGAATCTGGGGATATTTATGAGTTCTATGGAAATACTTCAGAACCCATTCAACGAATTCCTTTAGAATTTTTCACTCTCGAGCCTTATAAAGAACATTCATTTTTCTTCTATAGAGACATGCTTCAGGAAACCTTAGAGTCCTCTGAGGAAATATTCCGTGTTTTTGATTCTGCCCCTCAAGGAGTAGAGAAAACTGCTATGTTTATTTCGAAAGGTAGTGAACTCCTCGATCTCTCAGAAGATTCATGGATCATCAAACCTTTAACTTCTTTACCAGACGAAGAGAATGTTGGTGAAATTCAAAACTATATTGAGAATGAGCCCTGCTTTTCTTTTTTAAAAGCTATGGAAACTGACTTTATCACAAGCCAGGGAGTTTTTTTCTGCCGCTATTTCCCTTCTGCATGGCTGAAAGGAATGTTTCTTTCTAACTATGCTCGTCATTATCTCCAACGTGTTTATTTCCAGATTCCTTCTGCAAATCACAAAGAATTTTTCTCCAATCGAGATCGGTTCTTCCTTCTCGATCTATACTTGGCAGGAATTTCTGTATTCTGGGCAGATTTAGATTCGAAACGCCTCCTGCAATATGTAAAACGCCGAGATAAAGATGTTGGCATGTTTGTTCCTAAGTACCAAGCAGAACAGTTTGCTCAATCTTACTTTATAGGAATTCATGGTTCTCAGCTTATTGTTGGAGATTACGATGATTTCCTAAGAGAACTCCTGATGGGGATGAATGCTCTTTCCCATCAATTCATTATCCCAGGATTCCCACCACTCACACCTCTGGCTATCCTTACAGGTGGAGGTTCTGGAGCCATGGAGATTGCTAATCGTGTAGCTACGGAGCTCTCCATACTTTCTTGTGGTAATCTAATTAGCCTAGACACTACTAACCGCTACGTAGAAGCAAAAATGAGTTACGATCTTTCTGCCCTTTTAGAACGTCAGACCGACTTTCACGTAGACCTTGCTATATTCGTTATTGGAGGAATGGGAACAGACTTTGAACTACTTTTAGAACTCATTAGCATCAAGACAGGAAAAAAAGCTCTCGTCCCTGTTTTCCTCATTGGACCTATAGACTACTGGAAATCTAAAATTACAGCTTTATATAACATAAATAATGCTGTAGGGACAATTCAAGGTTCTGAGTGGGTACACAACTGCCTATTTTGCCTATCCTCAGCAAAAGCAGGGATTGAAATCTTTAGTAAATACCTCAAAGGCGTACTCCCTATAGGTCCTGAACATCCTGTCCCTAAGGAGGGCTTTGTTATAATTTAG